TGATACCGTCGATGTAGTGACGTTTTGCAGAAATTAAAATCCCATCAAACAGCAGGCTATATCTCAATTGCATGTCAATAACGATATCGACACATATACTAGTATTGGCAAGAACACTATTCCAATGTCAGCAGCTTCCAATGGCAGAATTAACCTGCCTTCACGACAATCCCAGACACACCCCATTCACACGAGATACAGTTACTAGGCAGTGCTTTAGGGAAACAGGCTGCATCAAATTATAATTCGCTCAATTAACGTCTGCATTACCGATATGCTGCAGCTTTATAGATCCTAGTCATGCCCCTTTGCCCATACGCCcatcctttgccttctttCCAGTCCTGTTGTCCTAATAGTATCAACAGTGCCAGAAATATCCTCTTATTATTATCTGATCCCATAGGCGCATTGCGGCCTGGTTTAGGCCACTTCCACTACTGGCTTCCCCAATGATGGCTTGCCCTTGTCTCCAAACACGGCACCGGCAGGCCCTTCAATGATCTCTTCTGGAACGGCAACCCGGTTACCACTCTTGTTGCTAACCCAGCGAATGAAAACAGGGTTGGCTTTTTGAGAGTCCTGGTCCTGTGCATCGGCAGCGGCTGCTTTACGGTTGATCTTTGGGGCctgcttcttgagaagcttgttgatAGTCTCCATCTGTGGTGGCGGTATTAGCAATGTGACAGGTATACGAGTCTCAACCCGCATGAGAGTATTACTCACCTTGACTTCTTCATTACGCTTCTCACTAAGGTTGCGTCGCCGTCTAGCCATTTCTTGGCGGCGCATGGATAATTCTTCCGCCGTAAATACTTTCTTGACTTGGATTTCTGCAATGGAGGGTCAGAGACGTGGTCCTGAATAACCAATCAAATCGCATTTCGCATCTCATGAAGACGTGCAGATGCGCAGAGATAGACTCACCATCAGGCAACTTCATAAATTCTTGAGGTATATCCTCAAACCGAGCCCTCTGCCTTTTGGTCATTTTGGCGAGGTCTGGCGTTTCAGCCCGGCTGCCTTCTTCGCTATCGAGCTCCGAATCGCCATTGGCCTCTTGTTGCATGGCAatttcatcgtcttcctcaacctcctcctcatctccagcGACTtcgatttcttctccttcggcatcttcatcttccatgtcCTGGTTGCCATAAACAATGGTATCATCGCCTATGTCGCTGTCTGCCGGATCGCTaagctcgtcatcatcatcttcatcttcctcgtcttcatcttcatcttcatcccgGTTCACCCTGGATGAGGTAACCTTCACCGTGGGTCTCGACTTGGTAATCCTCGAATTCTTTGCTGAGGGGCGGCCAACAGGCTTCGGGGCCATGTCAATGTCgccatctgcatcttcttcgccctcggcatcaacttccatttcatcttcaccttcagcatcttcatcaccgaGCTCTTCCAtttcgtcatcctcgtctgctCTGGtgtcctcttcgtcgtcgtcatcctcctcctcgtcatcctcgtcgtcatcttctactactacttcttcctcctcttcctcctcttcttcgtcatcagGGCTTGAATCTATGACATAGCTCTTTTTCCCGCCGCGGTTGCGCTTCCCGTGCACAATCTCGCCGCCTTCAAATGGGTCGGCCCGGCGATTGCCTCCCCTGGTAGACCTACTGTTGGGGAGCTTGACTGTAACGCTAAGATGCGTCTCTTCTGGCGATGAAGCTGTATCGCGCGAGGCCGATGCGCCACCGGCACGTCCCGTCCGTCGCGAGGACATTTTGATATCTGAGTCTTCCTTTTCGCTTGTGTCAGCCCATCTGGCGTGGACGGAAATCACTTCTTTGGCCTTTGCAGCGGCCGAACGCCGCGGACGTGAGGACATGATAGGCCGACTGCACTCGCAGATGCTTGATGTGTTTGGATAATGCCGGGTCTATGGTTTTTGTGTTGCGTGCGGGCTTTTGGGAACAGGAGCCAGGGTAGCGGCAATGGTGACGGCGGTTTGTAAAGGGTTCAATGTTGCTTGAGGTTGAGCGACATGCACATGTGGCATGTAGTTGGGATAAGCTCGGTCTAGCCACTAAAGCAAGGCCGCGCAACTGGGTTTTTTATACGGACGCGAGCAATTGCTCAGGCAATTTCCACAACATGACAGGCTGATCCCAGCCCCTAAAACAGCAACTCTGCCGCGGATTGGGTCTTGAAGCTCTGCCTGCATTTCGCGCCACCCAACCCTGCCTTTGATGGATATTGAGACTTGGGCGCTGGTCCAATGAAGCAGCCAGGTGTAGGCATTTTATACTCCACGCCAATGAATTGGCCACGACAAAACACTAACCGTCCAGCCTCAGCACTTGAGAGGTAGATCCCAACATTGAGCTCTCGCCAATTGTTATGTGCTTATTGAGATGCTGCACTTGCAGTCTTTGCTAACGGCGCTTGGGCCACAGacgccaatgatgatggacaAAGCCTCATCCCGAGTGACGATGAATAGAAAGACAAAATGAAGAGCAGGGTTGGTACAGCAGTAGGGAGAATCCGGTAGCGATGGCGACAGAGacagcgcagcagcagccggccGGGTCATGATGCATCACATCTGCCGAGATACATATCGGGCAGGCAAACAAACGAAAAGGAACTGCGTGGGAAGCTCCCAATTGTCTTACCTTCTTTATACCTTTGCCGGCGGGTGCAGCCAATAACGGCTATTCGTGGTGCTACTCTTATTAGACCCAAGCTGTACAATCACGATACGCGTGCTGCAGGCGTATGCGAGAacaggtacgagtatgcCGGGATCAGCGCGCTGGACCTGATCTATCACTGTTCCAGAGGCTGGAAGTACCGCGCTGAACCAATGGTGTTAGCACCGGTACAGGTAGTCGATGC
The sequence above is drawn from the Trichoderma breve strain T069 chromosome 5, whole genome shotgun sequence genome and encodes:
- a CDS encoding PAPA-1-like conserved region domain-containing protein, with translation MSSRPRRSAAAKAKEVISVHARWADTSEKEDSDIKMSSRRTGRAGGASASRDTASSPEETHLSVTVKLPNSRSTRGGNRRADPFEGGEIVHGKRNRGGKKSYVIDSSPDDEEEEEEEEEVVVEDDDEDDEEEDDDDEEDTRADEDDEMEELGDEDAEGEDEMEVDAEGEEDADGDIDMAPKPVGRPSAKNSRITKSRPTVKVTSSRVNRDEDEDEDEEDEDDDDELSDPADSDIGDDTIVYGNQDMEDEDAEGEEIEVAGDEEEVEEDDEIAMQQEANGDSELDSEEGSRAETPDLAKMTKRQRARFEDIPQEFMKLPDEIQVKKVFTAEELSMRRQEMARRRRNLSEKRNEEVKMETINKLLKKQAPKINRKAAAADAQDQDSQKANPVFIRWVSNKSGNRVAVPEEIIEGPAGAVFGDKGKPSLGKPVVEVA